TCGATCTCGGGCAGAAGGAGCGCGGCCGTGTTCTCGAACACCGGCGCCACTTCCTCCTTGCCGTCGGGCAAAGCCAGCCATGTCTGCAGGCCGGAGACCGACATCGGCGCGCCGCGCAGTTCTTCGGGCGTGCGCTCGGAATGGACAATGCCGCGGCCGGCGGTCATCAAATTCACGTCGCCGGGCTGGATGACCATCTCGGTGCCGAGCGAATCGCGGTGCCTGATATTGCCGTCGAACAGATAGGTGACGGTGGAAAGCCCGATATGCGGGTGCGGGCGCACATCCATCGCCTGGCCGGCGCGCAAGATCGCCGGCCCCATGCGGTCGAAGAAGATGAAGGGACCGACCAGCCGCCGCTTTGCCGTCGGCAGAGCGCGACGAACCTGGAAGCCGCCAATGTCCTTGGCGTTTGGAATGACCATGAGCTCGATCTGGTCGCTGGCGAAGGCATCGCCAGGCTCAGGGTCCTTGCCGGGGAAGAAACTCATCTGGATGTCCTCAGGCGAAGCGGAGCGCCGATTTGGCTTTTGCCTTGGCCGCCACCTCTTCACGATTGCGCGGATGATGCGTGGTTTCCAGCGAATGCAGCAATTCATGCGCCGATTCGGCGATCGCCTCGACGGCACGGTCGAAGGCTGCCTGGTTGCGCTGCGAGGGGCGCGTCGTTCCGCTCAGTTTGCGCACGAATTGAAGGGCGGCGTCGCGGATCTCGTCATGGGTCGCCGGCGGCTCGAAATTGAACAGGGTCTTGATGTTTCTGCACATGCTTGAACTCCTATCTGCTTTATGCCCGCCCCATTCCACTACTCCGCGTCGAGCGGCTCCGTTCCCACCGGTTTGCCATCACGCGACAGCCTGATCTTCTCGACCTTGTCTTCGGCCGCCTTCAGCAGCCGGTCGCAATGGGCCTTCAGCGCCTCGCCGCGCTCATAGATCTTGATCGATTGGTCGAGCGGCACGTCGCCGCGTTCCAGATCATCGACGATCTTTTCCAGCGCGTCGAGTGCCTGCTCGAAGCTCATCGCCTTCACGTCTTCATTTGCTTCGCCAGCCATACTTTACCCCTTCATCAGCCGCCCGACATGGGCGGCGACCGAAAATGCCAGTCCCTGCAGATCGTAGCCGCCCTCAAGCAGGCTGACGAGCCGGTTGCCGCTGTGGCGCCCGGCGCGTTCCAGCAACTGGCCTGTCGCCCAGTCGAAATCGTCCTCGCTGAGGTTGATCTCGGCCAGCGGGTCGCGATGGTGAGCGTCGAAGCCTGCGGAAATGATGATCAGATCGGGCGCGAAATTGTCGAGTGCCGGAAGGACGCGCGACAGCAAGGCATCGCGAAACATGTCCGAGCCGGTCTGCGGCGCCAGCGGCGCGTTGACGATGTTGCCGGCGCCGGTTTCGTTTTTAGCCCCGGTGCCGGGATAGAGCGGCATCTGGTGCGTCGAACAATAGAGCACCGAGGGATCGTCCCAGAAGATGTCCTGCGTGCCATTGCCGTGATGCACGTCCCAGTCGACGATGGCGACACGCTCGGCGCCGTGTTTCTTCTGCGCGTAGCGGGCCGCGATCGCCGCGGTGTTGAACAGGCAAAAGCCCATGGCCGTGGTCTTTTCGGCATGATGGCCGGGCGGACGCGCGGCGACGAAGGCATTGGCAACGCTGCCCTCGAAAACATCGTCGACGGCAGCGTTGGCCGCACCGATGGCAGTGACCACCGCCTGCCAGCTTTTCGGGCTGGCGCTCGTGTCGGCGTCGATCGAGGCAATGCCGCTTTCAGGGATCGCGGCGCGGACGCGGGCGACGAAATCCTCGGGGTGGGCGTAGAGGATTGTGGCCTCGTCGCCTTGCGGCGCCGTTACCCGATCGAGTGCGGTGAAGGCCTCGTCGTCGAGCACGCGCTCGATAGCGCGCAAGCGGTCCGGCCGCTCCGGATGACCGGGGGGCGTCAGATGTTCGAGGAAGATCGGATGGGTGTAGAGCCTGGTGACCATGACCCGATATAGGCGCGCCCGGCCGCTTTGACCATGGTTTGACGCCGCACCGCCCCGACGTTCAACAGGGATTACACCCCGGGCGCCGGCTGCGTCCAGCGCGAGCCGCCGAAGGAGGCCAGCGCCTTATCCCTGAGTTCCCTGAACTTGGACGACCCCTCGGCCAGCCGCTGGTCCCATTCGGCGTTCGGCACCTGGCCTTCGATGGTCTTGAAATAGACCTGCATCAGGCAGGCTATGGCGAAGGGTTCGATGAAGGCCGCCTTGAAGGCCCAGGCAAGGAGGATGGCGAGCACGAAGGCCCAGCCGCCGAGCTGCCCCGGAATGAACCACATGATGGCGGCGGCCGGCGCCAGCATCAAAAGGAAGATGACGAAGGACACACCCCACATGATGACCGCCAGCCAGATGGCGTTCTTGACCATGGTCTTGCCGTTCTGGGCGTAGAGCACGACGCCTTGCCGGGCTGTCTCGAAGGGCGATGATGAATTGATGCGGATGTTGTAGCCGAGGATGATCTCGTCGACATAGGTCAGCGACAGGCGGATGACCGTATTGATGAAAGCGATCAGGCCGCCGAGACCCGGAATGGGCAGGAAGGCGGCGATGCCGCCGATCAGGCCGGTGATGGCGCGGATGGCGCCCTTGACCAGCTGGTCGACCACGAAAAGGATGTTGGCCTCGGCGAAACGCTCCTTCACCACGTCCTTGGCGTAGGCGATCTGGTCCTGCCCATTGGGAACGTCCCGGCCATCGATCAAATGGACCATGACGGCGATATGGCCGGCCTTGACGACGTAGAGGATGTATTCGCGGATCCAGTAGAGCGCGATCGAAACGATGCCGATGCCGACGATGCCGCCCCACAGTGCAAAGGAAAGCGGCCCGTCGGGATCGGTGGAGATATGGCCGACGCCATAGCCGACGGAGGCGCCGCTGCCGGTCGCCACGATATAGGCGAGCGTAATGCCGAAATAGACGATCATGCGAAAGACGATGAATGGCCATGTCCTGATCATGATGGACACCGACCTGCCGATTTCGAAATCCCACATGCGCCCGAATCTCCCCTCAGAGATGGACGGCGAGGATGAACCCGGGCCGGGAATTGTCAATCTCGGCAAATGCCGGGTCTGGGCCGACCAGATTTCAGGCCGGCTGCGAACCCTGTTTTTTGAGAAGCCCTTCAAGCAGTTGCTGGAAGGCTG
This region of Mesorhizobium sp. C432A genomic DNA includes:
- a CDS encoding pirin family protein, with the translated sequence MSFFPGKDPEPGDAFASDQIELMVIPNAKDIGGFQVRRALPTAKRRLVGPFIFFDRMGPAILRAGQAMDVRPHPHIGLSTVTYLFDGNIRHRDSLGTEMVIQPGDVNLMTAGRGIVHSERTPEELRGAPMSVSGLQTWLALPDGKEEVAPVFENTAALLLPEIDAEGVSGRVVIGDFQGLRSPVRADTETLYADLRLAPGASVKIPADAEERAIYTLDGDVSVSGDRFPAERLLVFRPGDEIVVSSERGAHFMLFGGASLGSPRHIWWNFVSSSKERIEQAKQEWKTGRFDIVPGDEEEFIPLPDN
- a CDS encoding DUF2277 domain-containing protein, which produces MCRNIKTLFNFEPPATHDEIRDAALQFVRKLSGTTRPSQRNQAAFDRAVEAIAESAHELLHSLETTHHPRNREEVAAKAKAKSALRFA
- a CDS encoding exodeoxyribonuclease VII small subunit produces the protein MAGEANEDVKAMSFEQALDALEKIVDDLERGDVPLDQSIKIYERGEALKAHCDRLLKAAEDKVEKIRLSRDGKPVGTEPLDAE
- a CDS encoding histone deacetylase family protein translates to MVTRLYTHPIFLEHLTPPGHPERPDRLRAIERVLDDEAFTALDRVTAPQGDEATILYAHPEDFVARVRAAIPESGIASIDADTSASPKSWQAVVTAIGAANAAVDDVFEGSVANAFVAARPPGHHAEKTTAMGFCLFNTAAIAARYAQKKHGAERVAIVDWDVHHGNGTQDIFWDDPSVLYCSTHQMPLYPGTGAKNETGAGNIVNAPLAPQTGSDMFRDALLSRVLPALDNFAPDLIIISAGFDAHHRDPLAEINLSEDDFDWATGQLLERAGRHSGNRLVSLLEGGYDLQGLAFSVAAHVGRLMKG